From the genome of Hymenobacter gelipurpurascens:
CTTGGTGGCCATCACAGAGTCGTTGGTGGCTGTGATGATGCTCTCGGCCATGGCGCCCATGGTATCCACGTAGAAGCGCTTCATCTCATCGACGGGCATTTCCTTGGTCCAGAGGTCAATCTTCATGGTACCGCGCTCATCCCGGTCCCAGAGGGCAATATTGATGGCTTTAGCGAAGTGGATATCAGGACCTGCATCGGTGGCCGACCAGCTGATGGCCTCGGGCACTTTCTGATCGTCGAGGGCAATGCTGAACCGGATTTCGGATTTTTTCATGGCTGCAAAAGATTAAAAAAGAACGTCATGCTGAGCGAAGCCGAAGCTGCGCTCAGCATGACGAGCTACTTGGATTGTTCAGTCAAACCGTGGTTAAACGTAGTTGTTCAGCATCACGGGCATCACCAGCATCAGGATGCTTTCGTTGTCATCCGGAGTGGTGGGCATGAGCAGGCCGGCGCGGTTTGGCGTGCTTAGCTCCAACGTAATTTCCTCAGAGTCGATGTTCGACAGCATTTCGGTCAGGAACTTGGCGTTGAAGCCGATTTCCATGTCCTCGCCATCGTACTGGCAGGCCAGCTTCTCGTTGGCTTCGTTCGAGAAGTCGAGGTCTTCGGCTGAAACCGTCAGCTCCGAGCCAGCGAGGCGCAGACGCACCTGGTGGGTGGTCTTGTTGGAGTAGATGCTGATGCGCTTCACCGAGTTCAGCAGTTCCTGGCGGCTGATGATGAGCTTGTTGGGGTTGCTAACCGGAATTACGTTTTCGTAGTCGGGGTAGCGCTCATCAATCAGGCGGCACACGAGGCGCATCTGGTTGAAGCTGAAGAAAGCATTGGAGTTGTTAAACTCTACACGCACCGTAGTGGCCTCGGAGGGCAACGCGCCTTTCAGCAGATTGAAGGCTTTGCGCGGAATGATGATGTTAGCCGTCTGGCCAGCGCCTACGTCGGAGCGGCGGTAGCGCAGCAGGCGGTGGCCATCGGTGGCCACGAAGGTTACCTGGTTGTCGGCTAGCTGCACCAATATTCCCGTCATGGCGGGGCGCAGCTCGTCGGTGCTCACCGCGAAGATGGTCTTGTTGATGGCGCGCGACAGCGACGTGGAGGGAATATCAATGGGCGTCGAGCCCTTCACTACCGGCACGCGGGGGAAATCGGTGGCATTCTCGCCGGCCAGCTTGTAGCGGCCGTTGGAGCTGGCAATTTCAATGGTATACGTCTCCTCATCCAGCGTGAAAGTCACGGGCTGGTCGGGCAGGTTTTTGAGAGTATCGAGCAGGATGCGGGCGGGCGCGGCAATGCGGCCGCTTTCGCGGGCTTCTACGGGCAGCTCGGTCATCATGCTGGTCTCCAGATCGGAGGCCGTAATCATCAGCTTGCCCTCTTCTATCTCAAAGAGAAAGTTCTCCAGAATCGGTACCACGGGGTTATTCGTGACCACGCCATTGATGCTCTGGAGCTGCTTGAGCAGAGCGGAAGACGAAACGATGAACTTCATATGAGAGGTGGGTTTTGGCGTGTTTTGGAAGACGACAAAGATAGGAAACGCGAGCCGGTTTGGAAACCGCCCCGTGCAATGAATTAGGCCCTTTATTAAGTCTTCACTCTATATCCCTAGGCCACTCCGTTGGGATAAATTTGGTCGGTTTGGATTTCCGGTCTGCTTCGGTTATCGTAGGCCACTTGATTACGCTTTGCCTTGGTGTTTCAGTTGGTAAAAGAGAAGTTAGGGAGGTTTAGTATTTTAGCGAACAGACCCCTCACCTTTTGTTCATGCCAGTTACTGCCTTACACCATCTAGTTTATCAGAGCTCTGCTACCACCTCCCTGAGCGAAAAGGATCTGGAAGCAATTCTTACCCAATCGCGCGCCTGGAACCATGCGCATGAACTCACTGGCGTCTTGCTATACAGCAATGAGGAGATTATGCAGGTGCTGGAGGGCCCTGAGGAAGAAGTTCGTTATATATTCCAGCGCATCGAGCAGGACAACCGGCATTACCGCGTCACTAAACTATCCGACGGCCCAATTCAGGAGCGCAATTTCGCCCAATGGTCGATGGGCTTTAAGGCCGTCAATCCCGAAGATTTTCAGCATCTGTTAGGCTATCTTAATCCTACTCAAGACTCCTACCTCGCCGACCATTCCACCAACACGGATGCGTCGCTTTACGCCATGCTGTCAACCTTCGTGACGGAAGACGAAATCAGGTTCTAGGGGGGTACGGCCAAGCAGTTTGAAACAGCGTGTTAATTGTGCAGCCAATGTGCTAGGGGTGCAAAAAACAGCAGGGCCAACACGAGCAGTATTCCGATAGCAGCTACGGTATTTAATACCACAACTTGTCCAGCATTGGCATAGCTATTATCGTACTCTCTGGCCAATATATCTTCTACTATTTGCGTGTTCCGATAACGCGAATACAACCAGATAAAGCCTATTGGCACGAAAACCAGCACACCGAATAAGGCTTCAACAAGTCCTGCTATGATAAAGCTGAAGAGTTCTTCCATGCTAAACCGAGGGTAAGTTGAGTTCCACAATCCGGTGTAGATTAAGCTTAGCTAAACGACGCATAGCGCCGCTTCCGACGCCACGCCCGTACCGCCCCGAACAGGCCTAGCAGCACCAGCGGTGCCACTAAGTTCAGCAGTTGCCAGCGGCGGCGCTCCTCCACAACCCGAAGCTTATCCAGAGGGCGCAGCGTGATTTGCTTGCTGCGTACCGAGATGAGTCCGCTTTCGTCCAGCATATAATCCACGGCATTCAACACCAGCTCACGGTTAGCAAATTCGGTGTTAGCGAGGCGGTCGAAGCCGAGGCGGAAGGGCTGCCCGGTTTTGGGGTCCAGCTCGCTGCGCACGAAGTCCCCATCGGAGAGCACCAGCACTTTGGAAGGCTTGGCCTGCGGGGAAGCTTCGGGCTGAAACTGGTTGGTACAGGGCTCGGCACGGTTAGCGTAAAGCGACCGGAACTGGCCTTCCAGCAAATACCCCACCGGCTGAAACTTCTGCTTGTAGAGCTTCTGATTAGGCTCCAGGCGGGCATCGTTCAGGTTGATGGGCACTGGTGAGGGCAGCACGCGGGTATAGCGTGAGGTGAACAGCAGCGGCGTTTTACGGATGCCCACGGCTTTCACGGTGTCCATGCTGCTCACAAACTTGGTGTACACCGCATCGAGGTTGCGGGTGATGGGGTGCTGGCTGAGGTTGTTGATGAGCGGATAGAACTGCCAGGGCATAGGCTCTACCTTGGGCTTTTCGCCCTCTAGGCCAGTCACCATGGGTACTACGCCGGAGTTGAGGTCCAGAATCAGGTCGGGGTTGATGCGCACGCCGTACTTGAACAGCAGGTCCTCCAGGTTCAGCTGCATCGGGAAGGAGAGCATGCCGCCGCGGTTGGCGCTATCCAGGTTCACGCGCATGGCATCCACGAAGAACAGGGCGTTGCCGCCCTGCGTGATAAATTTATCCAGTTTGAATTTCTCCGGCTCAGAATAAGCGGTGGCGGGCTTAGCCACAATGATGGCACTGAGCGTTTGCAGATCCTGGGGGCGCGCCTTATTCAGGTTCACCCGAAAAACATCATAGAACTGCTGTAGGGAGCCGATCAGGTCGCCGGCTTCGGCATTGCTTAGTTCGCCGTGGCCTTCGAGCACGCCAATGCGCTTCCGATTCCCGGGGCTCAGCTTGCGGATAGCACTAGCCAGCTCATATTCTAGGCCTTCAATGCTTTGGTTGAGCCGCACATCGGAAGGGGCGGCCTGGTTGCCGCGCAGCAGAAGCACTTGTTGCTCTTTGCCGCCGGAAGCGACCGTAGCCCACGGAAAAATGATTTTCTCGACGCGCTTCCCGTTCTCGTTGGCGCCCAGGTTAGTTGGCTGCAGGCCCTTCTTGAGCAGTGTGGCGTAGTACTCGTTGCGGGCCTTTTCGGTGCCGGCCGCCGAGGGGTCCACAAACACATAGTGCAGGTTGGAGCCGCCGTACACCTGCATTTCGTTCAGGGTTTCGCGCACGGATTGCTGCAGGCGGCGAAAGGCCGGCGGGAAGTCGCCGTCGAGGTACACCGTCACGGTGACGGGCTGCTTCAGGTTCTCCAGCAGCTGCTTCGTGGCGCCCGACATGGTATAGCGCTTTTCCTCCGTCATATCCAGCCGGAAGAAGTAAAGGCCACCCAGGAAGTTGAGCAGCAACAGGCCTAGCAGCGCCAGACCGAAGCGCGTCAGGTCGCGGCGTTTGCGCGTGGTAGAAACAGAAGCAACAGGAGCAGATGAAGCCATAAAGCGGCGAATTCAGATCAGATTCTTTTGTCAGCTTGAGCAGTAGCTCAACCCAGACAAGTAGTGGCTATTTGGATTACCAGTTGCGGCTTTGCAACACCAGGCGCGTGCCCAGCAACAGACCTACAATCAGGCTTAAGAAATACAGCAAGTCGCGGGAGTCGATGAGGCCCTTGCTCAGGTCGCGGTAGTGGGCCGCAATACCGAGCTGGCCGATGTAGTAGGCCACCGAACCATCAAATACCGAGGCCAGCGAATCGAAGCCCGAATACACCAAAAAGCAGCCAACCACCGCCACTAGAAAAGCAATGATTTGGTCGCGGGTGATGGCACTGGCGAAGACGCCAATAGCGGCAAAAACCGCCGCCAGCAGTGCCAGCCCCAGGTAAGAGCCCACCGTAGCAGCTGAGTCGATGTTGCCTTTGGGCGCGCCCAGCTGGTACACTGAGTAGTAGTACAACAACGTCGGAACCAGCGCCAAAAGCGCCAACAGCAGGCACGCCAGGTACTTCCCTCCTATTATCTGAGTATCGGTGAGCGGGCGGGTTAGCAGTAGCTCAATAGTACCGGCCTTCTTCTCCTCGGCGAAGGTGCGCATGGTGATGGCCGGAATCAGGAACAGGAAGATCCAGGGGGCCATGTTGAAGAGCGTCTGCAGATCGGCGTAGCCGTAATCGAGCACGCTACTATCGGGAAACACCCACACGAACAGGCCGGTGGCCACCAAAAACACGCCAATGACCACGTAGGCTACTGGGGAGCTCAGGAAAGCATTGAATTCTTTGCGAAGTATGGCGTACATCTAGGAGTGATGTGCTGATAGTTGATAGGTAAATCCGGAGAGTCCACTTATTTCGTCAGAGCCTGGAACACCTGCTCCAGCGACTGTTCTTCCTGCCGTAGGCCTAGCAGCACCCAACCCTGCTGCGCGGCTAAGCGCGAAATAGCGCCGCGCTGATCAGAACCAGCGGCAGCACGAATGCGGTAGGTGTTACCAGCCTCTTGTTCTACCTGATTGATGCCGGGCAAAGCGAGCAACGGTGTGGTGTCAACCGGCTGCTCAAACTCGGCGCGGATAATGGTTTCGCCAGCCGCTTTGGCACCCAGTTCCGAAACTGGTGAATCGGCTACGAGCTGGCCACGGTTGATGATAACGGCGCGGCTGCAGAGAGCAGCTACTTCGGGCAGAATGTGCGTGGAGAAGATGACCGTCTTATCCTGGCCCAGCTCCCGAATCAGGGTCCGGATTTCGCCAATCTGGTTGGGGTCTAGGCCAGTTGTGGGCTCATCGAGGATGAGCACGCCAGGGTCGTGGATAAGCGCCTGAGCCAGGCCTACGCGCTGACGGTAGCCTTTCGATAACGCCCCGATTTGCTTGTTCTGCTCCCGGCCCAGGCCTACGCGGTCAACCATTTGGCGCACGCGTTGCTGTAAATGGTTGCCTTTCAGTCCGTGCACGGAGCCAATGAATTCCAGATACTCATGCACGTACATATCCAGGTAGAGCGGGTTGTGCTCCGGCAGATAGCCCACGCGCCGGCGCACTTCTAGGGGAGCCGCCAGCACATCGTAGCCTTCCACTACCACGGTCCCGGCGGTGGGCGGCAGGTAGCCGGTGGCAATCTTCATAGTCGTGGACTTGCCTGCCCCATTGGGCCCCAGAAACCCCAGGATTTCGCCTTTACCGGCCGTAAAGCTGATGTTGTTGACGGCCACTTGCGTGCCGAAGGTTTTCGTCAGCTGTTGAACTTCTACCATTTGCTTAGTCTAATTCAATTGGCTGCCAATCAGAAGCAGACAACCCAAATTCAGTGGCTACACTAAGAGCATTGCCAAAGTTTTCGTACCACTCGTCACCACCAGTACTTAAATCGACACTATTTAAGTAATACACAAAGAAGCCTCCTGTTTGCATAGAATCTTCCTCTAATACTAAATGATCTATTCCATCATCTAATGGTACAGGTAGAACAAGCTTCCACTTTTCACCCATCTACTTAGGCTGCGTGGGCCGCATCTGTATTTCTGAAATCATCGTCGTTTGCGGAGCTTCCAGAGCGTGCACAATAGTAGCAGCAATATCCTCGGGCTGCATCTGGTGCGGATCAGGCTCTTGGCCGGGCGTGGCGCCATTGAAGTTCGTTTCCACGGAGCCAGGCATCACGCATGTCACGCGCACGCCGGCGGGGCGCACTTCCTTAAATAGCGCATCGGAGAAGCCGCGCACAGCGTACTTAGTAGCACAGTAGCCCGCTAGGTTAGCAGAGCCTGCAGTGGCGGCCAGAGAAGCCACATTGATGATGTGGCCTAGCTGCTGCTTTTTCATCTGGGGCAGCGCCGCCTTGGTGCAATAGAATAGCCCATGCACGTTGGTATCAAACATCTCGTGCCAGTCATCGGAAGAGAAGCCGTCCACTGGGCCGAAGTGGCCTAGGCCGGCATTGTTCACCAGCACATGTATTTCCTGACCTAGCTCGCGCTGGGTGTTGGTATAGGCCTCTTTCACGGCCACTTCATCGCGCACATCGCACTCGAAAAACTGGAAACGCTCGTGCTCCAACCCTTCGGGCGCCGTACGGCCCCAACCAGCCACTAGGGCACCTTTTGCCAGCAATGCCTCGGCGGTAGCCCGCCCAATTCCTTTGCTGACGCCTGTGATAATGGCTACCTTGCCGCTTAAGTCCATAGCAGTACCAGATGACTTGGTTTGAAATAGGGATGCAAGTTAGCGCCCCACGTCGGCTTTTACGTGCATCGGCCATTGGAGTCGTGGCTTTGCTGTCGTTGGCAGGTTGCCAGAAGGAAAATGAGGCGGGTTGCTTCACGAGTACCGGCAACATCATTACGGAGCGGCGGGCATTATCTCCTTTCCG
Proteins encoded in this window:
- a CDS encoding BLUF domain-containing protein, whose product is MPVTALHHLVYQSSATTSLSEKDLEAILTQSRAWNHAHELTGVLLYSNEEIMQVLEGPEEEVRYIFQRIEQDNRHYRVTKLSDGPIQERNFAQWSMGFKAVNPEDFQHLLGYLNPTQDSYLADHSTNTDASLYAMLSTFVTEDEIRF
- a CDS encoding SDR family oxidoreductase, with the protein product MDLSGKVAIITGVSKGIGRATAEALLAKGALVAGWGRTAPEGLEHERFQFFECDVRDEVAVKEAYTNTQRELGQEIHVLVNNAGLGHFGPVDGFSSDDWHEMFDTNVHGLFYCTKAALPQMKKQQLGHIINVASLAATAGSANLAGYCATKYAVRGFSDALFKEVRPAGVRVTCVMPGSVETNFNGATPGQEPDPHQMQPEDIAATIVHALEAPQTTMISEIQMRPTQPK
- the dnaN gene encoding DNA polymerase III subunit beta, producing MKFIVSSSALLKQLQSINGVVTNNPVVPILENFLFEIEEGKLMITASDLETSMMTELPVEARESGRIAAPARILLDTLKNLPDQPVTFTLDEETYTIEIASSNGRYKLAGENATDFPRVPVVKGSTPIDIPSTSLSRAINKTIFAVSTDELRPAMTGILVQLADNQVTFVATDGHRLLRYRRSDVGAGQTANIIIPRKAFNLLKGALPSEATTVRVEFNNSNAFFSFNQMRLVCRLIDERYPDYENVIPVSNPNKLIISRQELLNSVKRISIYSNKTTHQVRLRLAGSELTVSAEDLDFSNEANEKLACQYDGEDMEIGFNAKFLTEMLSNIDSEEITLELSTPNRAGLLMPTTPDDNESILMLVMPVMLNNYV
- the gldG gene encoding gliding motility-associated ABC transporter substrate-binding protein GldG, translated to MASSAPVASVSTTRKRRDLTRFGLALLGLLLLNFLGGLYFFRLDMTEEKRYTMSGATKQLLENLKQPVTVTVYLDGDFPPAFRRLQQSVRETLNEMQVYGGSNLHYVFVDPSAAGTEKARNEYYATLLKKGLQPTNLGANENGKRVEKIIFPWATVASGGKEQQVLLLRGNQAAPSDVRLNQSIEGLEYELASAIRKLSPGNRKRIGVLEGHGELSNAEAGDLIGSLQQFYDVFRVNLNKARPQDLQTLSAIIVAKPATAYSEPEKFKLDKFITQGGNALFFVDAMRVNLDSANRGGMLSFPMQLNLEDLLFKYGVRINPDLILDLNSGVVPMVTGLEGEKPKVEPMPWQFYPLINNLSQHPITRNLDAVYTKFVSSMDTVKAVGIRKTPLLFTSRYTRVLPSPVPINLNDARLEPNQKLYKQKFQPVGYLLEGQFRSLYANRAEPCTNQFQPEASPQAKPSKVLVLSDGDFVRSELDPKTGQPFRLGFDRLANTEFANRELVLNAVDYMLDESGLISVRSKQITLRPLDKLRVVEERRRWQLLNLVAPLVLLGLFGAVRAWRRKRRYASFS
- the gldC gene encoding gliding motility protein GldC gives rise to the protein MKKSEIRFSIALDDQKVPEAISWSATDAGPDIHFAKAINIALWDRDERGTMKIDLWTKEMPVDEMKRFYVDTMGAMAESIITATNDSVMATKMRDLCRVLMDHIEEEERAQK
- the gldF gene encoding gliding motility-associated ABC transporter permease subunit GldF, translated to MYAILRKEFNAFLSSPVAYVVIGVFLVATGLFVWVFPDSSVLDYGYADLQTLFNMAPWIFLFLIPAITMRTFAEEKKAGTIELLLTRPLTDTQIIGGKYLACLLLALLALVPTLLYYYSVYQLGAPKGNIDSAATVGSYLGLALLAAVFAAIGVFASAITRDQIIAFLVAVVGCFLVYSGFDSLASVFDGSVAYYIGQLGIAAHYRDLSKGLIDSRDLLYFLSLIVGLLLGTRLVLQSRNW
- the gldA gene encoding gliding motility-associated ABC transporter ATP-binding subunit GldA; this translates as MVEVQQLTKTFGTQVAVNNISFTAGKGEILGFLGPNGAGKSTTMKIATGYLPPTAGTVVVEGYDVLAAPLEVRRRVGYLPEHNPLYLDMYVHEYLEFIGSVHGLKGNHLQQRVRQMVDRVGLGREQNKQIGALSKGYRQRVGLAQALIHDPGVLILDEPTTGLDPNQIGEIRTLIRELGQDKTVIFSTHILPEVAALCSRAVIINRGQLVADSPVSELGAKAAGETIIRAEFEQPVDTTPLLALPGINQVEQEAGNTYRIRAAAGSDQRGAISRLAAQQGWVLLGLRQEEQSLEQVFQALTK